A window of the Lolium perenne isolate Kyuss_39 chromosome 7, Kyuss_2.0, whole genome shotgun sequence genome harbors these coding sequences:
- the LOC127312869 gene encoding uncharacterized protein encodes MDLLPILALPYVEVVLVRPSQARSIASFMLQTKLSIKIILTFTTTLYWSFNTSLQRHRNPQRAEDNDGCQRPGPPHGGGSSPSTILRASDPRAPIYFPDLAEHWLRKHLERKGRACWALKKQDIRDGTPKRGRQVSRIKKDSSKRKERRKVCGFGSMEMLNLTRSRFQVQEKREAVGR; translated from the exons atggatctTCTCCCAATCCTAG CACTGCCGTATGTCGAGGTAGTTTTGGTGAGGCCATCTCAGGCCCGATCCATTGCCTCCTTCATGCTCCAGACCAAGCTCTCCATCAAG ATTATCCTTACCTTCACTACGACCCTATATTGGTCATTCAACACCTCACTCCAAAGGCACCGCAATCCCCAG AGAGCGGAGGACAACGACGGCTGCCAGCGACCCGGGCCTCCTCACGGCGGAGGATCTTCTCCGTCCACGATTTTGCGGGCGTCAGATCCGCGAGCTCCCATATATTTTCCTG ATTTGGCAGAGCattggttgagaaaacacctcGAAAGAAAAG GAAGGGCATGCTGGGCATTGAAGAAGCAAGATATTAGAGATGGGACACCAAAGAGAGGAAGGCAGGTCTCCAGAATAAAAAAAGACAGTtccaagaggaaggaaagaagGAAAGTCTGCGGCTTTGGCAGTATGGAGATGTTAAATCTGACGAGGAGCAGGTTTCAGGTGCAAGAAAAGCGGGAGGCCGTCGGTAGATGA